One part of the Aquila chrysaetos chrysaetos chromosome 26, bAquChr1.4, whole genome shotgun sequence genome encodes these proteins:
- the ARL1 gene encoding ADP-ribosylation factor-like protein 1, with protein sequence MGGFFSTIFSSLFGTREMRILILGLDGAGKTTILYRLQVGEVVTTIPTIGFNVETVTYKNLKFQVWDLGGQTSIRPYWRCYYSNTDAVIYVVDSCDRDRIGTSKSELVAMLEEEELKKAILVVFANKQDMEQAMTPTEMANALGLPALKDRKWQIFKTSATKGTGLDEAMEWLVEALKSRQ encoded by the exons ATGG GGGGCTTTTTCTCCACCatcttttccagtttgtttgGAACTCGAGAGATGAGGATTCTCATCCTGGGACTGGACGgagcaggaaaaacaaccaTTCTCTACAGGTTACAAGTTGGAGAAGTTGTTACCACCATTCCGA CCATTGGCTTCAATGTTGAGACAGTGACATACAAGAATCTGAAATTTCAAGTTTGGGACTTGGGAGGACAGACAAGCATAAG GCCCTATTGGCGGTGTTACTACTCAAATACAGATGCAGTCATTTATGTAGTGGACAGCTGCGATCGAGACAGAATTGGCACTTCAAAATCTGAGCTTGTTGCTATGTTAGAG GAAGAAGAGTTGAAGAAAGCCATTTTGGTGGTGTTTGCAAATAAGCAGGACATGGAACAGGCCATGACTCCCACAGAAATGGCAAACGCACTTGGCTTACCAGCTTTGAAGGACCGAAAATGGCAGATATTCAAAACCTCCGCGACTAAAGGCACAGGGCTTGATGAAGCAATGGAGTG GTTGGTGGAGGCCTTGAAGAGCAGGCAGTGA